A window of the Cicer arietinum cultivar CDC Frontier isolate Library 1 chromosome 6, Cicar.CDCFrontier_v2.0, whole genome shotgun sequence genome harbors these coding sequences:
- the LOC105852429 gene encoding uncharacterized protein has product MFSDVSSNPITFAISFTSAYLLHSLILITLTAVFTRLLNQNQTKFKTWLRYQMNISCHLRCAKFLSGTEAFCVYLRLLGAKIGKHCSIRAINPVSNPELMSIGAGVHIGDFSKIITGFHSSNGYVWGKIEVHDNSVIGSQSLILPNSLIQKNVILGALSLAPMNSILQEGGLYIGSQTQSHVGNLSATLNKEDSQKLTLTRTWYQTFTSLFTQPFLQTASPHILLGLSIYAPLNLIFHLSKKVPIFWLLPLFWILSGTMAALTCVIAKWVLVGKKKPGEKLPIWSKRIIMDSTWQAIRTLIGDYFMEMTSGSFMFVMWMKMMGGDVDEDVYVDSMGALLNPEMVKIERGGCVEKDALLFGHIYEGDEGGMVKFGEIKIGEDGFVGSRAMVMPGVVLENDANLAAFSLAMKQEIIRST; this is encoded by the coding sequence ATGTTTTCTGATGTCTCATCCAACCCCATCACCTTTGCCATTTCATTTACCAGCGCCTACTTGCTTCACAGTCTCATACTCATCACTCTCACCGCAGTTTTTACTCGCCTCCTCAAtcaaaaccaaaccaaattcAAAACATGGCTTCGATATCAAATGAATATTTCCTGCCACCTTAGATGTGCAAAGTTTCTCTCAGGAACTGAAGCCTTCTGTGTATATTTACGCCTTTTGGGAGCAAAAATCGGAAAACATTGCTCCATTAGAGCCATCAACCCGGTTTCAAACCCAGAGTTAATGTCGATTGGCGCCGGCGTCCATATCGGAGATTTTAGCAAAATAATTACAGGGTTTCATTCTTCCAATGGTTATGTCTGGGGAAAAATTGAGGTTCATGATAATTCAGTTATCGGAAGTCAAAGCCTAATCCTCCCTAATTCTCTTATCCAAAAGAATGTGATTCTTGGTGCACTTTCATTAGCACCAATGAATTCTATACTCCAAGAGGGTGGTTTATATATTGGATCACAAACACAATCCCATGTAGGTAATTTATCTGCAACATTAAACAAAGAAGATTCACAAAAATTGACATTGACTAGAACATGGTACCAAACCTTCACATCACTCTTCACTCAGCCATTTCTACAAACAGCTTCACCTCATATCTTATTGGGTCTATCAATTTATGCTCCTTTGAACTTAATTTTTCACCTTTCCAagaaagttccaatcttttggcTACTTCCTTTGTTTTGGATTCTCTCAGGCACTATGGCAGCATTAACATGTGTTATAGCCAAATGGGTTCTTGTTGGAAAAAAGAAACCAGGCGAAAAACTTCCAATATGGAGTAAAAGAATCATCATGGATAGTACATGGCAAGCTATTAGAACTTTAATTGGAGATTATTTTATGGAAATGACAAGTGGGTCATTTATGTTTGTGATGTGGATGAAGATGATGGGTGGTGATGTGGATGAAGATGTTTATGTTGATAGTATGGGGGCATTATTGAACCCTGAGATGGTGAAGATTGAGAGAGGAGGTTGTGTTGAGAAAGATGCATTGTTATTTGGACATATATATGAAGGTGATGAAGGAGGGATGGTGAAGTTTGGAGAGATTAAGATTGGTGAAGATGGGTTTGTTGGGAGTAGAGCTATGGTTATGCCTGGTGTGGTATTGGAGAATGACGCTAATCTTGCTGCTTTCTCACTTGCAATGAAACAAGAAATTATTAGGTCTACATAA
- the LOC101499614 gene encoding uncharacterized protein has product MSLTLEIQEKVKNCGRIGVHAVSDIASDLTPEYLKCHGLKSIPKSVAYGYTASGYGFIQDMPYAYLHEFTRTSMAGKIRRFKGGYTSLWQSIAESLPLRLLCNTEVLAIKRNSDGVTVRIKSLDVVETLEFDKIIISGSFPLKYGKIYRSPSNCIECKKEIMDASDLEKDLFSKVETNDYYTTVFKIKGLEHLPIGFYYFSKYMEDPSTIGNPVAMQKFYADSNIFLFWSYGNSVDIKGPTVKELAMTTIQTMGGEVENFILQRCFKYFPHVGSQEFSQTIVKLLGRAYRNSFHNLF; this is encoded by the exons ATGTCACTTACATTGGAAATACAA GAAAAAGTGAAGAATTGCGGTCGTATTGGAGTCCATGCTGTTAGTGACATTGCTTCAGACTTAACTCCAGAGTATCTAAAATGTCATGGACTCAAATCCATTCCTAAATCTGTAGCTTATGGTTACACTGCTTCAGGATATGGGTTTATTCAAGACATGCCTTATGCTTACCTTCATGAATTTACTAGAACTTCGATGGCTGGAAAAATTCGACGATTCAAAGGTGGATATACAAGTCTTTGGCAGAGTATTGCTGAATCACTTCCTTTGAGACTTCTTTGTAACACTGAAGTATTGGCAATCAAGAGGAACTCTGACGGTGTCACAGTTCGTATCAAGAGCTTGGATGTAGTTGAAACATTGGAATTTGATAAGATCATAATTTCTGGTTCATTTCCATTAAAATATGGGAAAATTTACAGATCACCTTCTAATTGCATAG AATGCAAGAAAGAAATAATGGATGCAAGTGACCTTGAAAAGGATTTATTCAGCAAAGTCGAGACAAATGACTACTACACCACTGTTTTCAAGATTAAAGGGCTAGAACATTTGCCTAttggattttattattttagtaaatatatGGAAGATCCCAGCACGATTGGAAATCCAGTGGCAATGCAGAAATTTTATGCTGACTCTAATATATTCTTGTTCTGGTCCTATGGCAACTCTGTTGATATTAAGGGACCAACTGTCAAGGAGCTTGCCATGACAACAATACAAACCATGGGAGGAGAAGTTGAGAATTTCATTCTTCAACGCTGCTTTAAGTATTTTCCTCATGTTGGCAGCCAAG AGTTCTCCCAAACAATTGTGAAACTGCTTGGGAGAGCTTATAGAAACAGCTTCCATAACTTGTTTTGa
- the LOC101499921 gene encoding linoleate 13S-lipoxygenase 2-1, chloroplastic-like isoform X1 → MLMQQINVSNIRPNCLILHKPCLQGTGHIINSHPCFEFPYQKKQRRYRNRNGCSIKTVTEAKNEVIEIEKNSTKVKATVSVIPTVVGILSELGIERGLDDIKDLIGQSIFLELLSAQLDPETALEKVSIKGYVHLTHRSIEEIKYEGEFEVPGSFGEIGAILVENEHHREMFMRGIVVDGFLTGPVNFTCESWVHSKYDNPDKRVFFSNKSYLPSETPEGLKRLREEELIILRGNGEGERKKFERIYDYDVYNDLGNPDTDPELKRHVLGGTQHPYPRRCRTGRPRCQTDPLSEKRSNSVYVPRDECFSEVKQVTFSTNTLHSGLHALLPALRTAIIDTNLGFPLFSSIDDLFNQGFNLPPSKDKGFLNLRTVLPRLVKCVQDTRNDFLRFETPATMDKDRFFWFRDEEFGRQTIAGLNPCCIQLVTEWPLKSKLDPNIYGPAESAITTEIIEREISGFTTVEKAIKEKKLFILDYHDFFLPLVEEVRKLEGTTLYGSRTLFFLTHDGTLRPLAIELTRPPMDGKPQWRQVFTPSWHSTAVWLWRLAKAHVLAHDSSYHQLVSHWLRTHCCTEPYIIATNRQLSAMHPIYRLLLPHFRYTMEINVLAREALINADGIIESSFTPKKLSILVSSMAYDQHWQFDLQALPNDLIHRGMAEKDPNAPHGLKLAIEDYPYANDGLLLWDAIKSWVTDYVKHYYKESSFVVEKDEELQAWWEEIKNVGHGDKKDETWWPNLKTNEDLIEILTTIVWITSGHHAAVNFGQYNYAGYFPNRPAIARNNMPTEDPLDQEWELFLEKPEVTLLNCFPSQIQATTVMTVLDILSSHSPDEEYLGQTIEPAWEEDPMVKAAFLKFKGKLLELEGVIDERNADSTRNNRNGAGILPYELLKPTSEPGVTGKGVPYSISI, encoded by the exons ATGCTTATGCAACAAATTAATGTATCAAATATAAGGCCAAATTGTCTCATATTGCATAAGCCATGCCTCCAAGGAACTGGCCATATAATTAATAGCCATCCATGTTTTGAATTCCCATACCAAAAGAAACAGAGGAGGTATAGGAATAGGAATGGATGTAGTATAAAAACAGTGACAGAGGCAAAGAATGAAGtaatagaaatagaaaagaatTCAACAAAAGTAAAAGCCACAGTAAGTGTTATTCCAACGGTTGTAGGAATATTATCAGAACTGGGTATTGAAAGAGGATTAGATGACATAAAGGATTTGATTGGTCAATCGATTTTCTTGGAGCTTCTTAGCGCTCAACTAGATCCCG AGACAGCATTAGAGAAGGTAAGCATCAAAGGGTATGTTCACTTGACGCATCGATCAATAGAAGAGATTAAGTATGAGGGTGAATTTGAAGTACCAGGAAGTTTTGGAGAGATCGGTGCTATTCTTGTGGAAAATGAGCATCACAGAGAGATGTTTATGAGAGGAATTGTTGTTGATGGGTTTCTGACTGGTCCTGTTAATTTTACTTGCGAATCATGGGTTCATTCCAAGTACGACAACCCTGATAAGAGAGTGTTTTTCTCCAACAAG TCATATTTACCATCTGAAACACCAGAAGGATTGAAAAGGTTGAGAGAAGAGGAATTGATAATTTTACGAGGCAATGGAGAAGGAGAACGCAAGAAATTTGAAAGGATATACGATTACGATGTGTATAATGACCTTGGAAATCCAGACACCGATCCCGAACTCAAACGACACGTTCTCGGTGGCACTCAACATCCATACCCTAGACGTTGTAGAACCGGAAGACCTCGCTGTCAAACAG ATCCGTTGTCAGAGAAAAGAAGTAACAGTGTGTATGTTCCTAGGGATGAATGCTTCTCAGAAGTAAAACAAGTAACATTTTCTACAAATACTTTACACTCTGGTTTACACGCGCTCTTACCGGCTCTCAGAACAGCTATCATTGATACAAACCTTGGATTCCCTCTTTTCTCATCTATAGATGACCTTTTCAATCAAGGATTTAATTTGCCTCCTTCAAAGGACAAAGGGTTTCTTAATCTTAGGACAGTGTTGCCTAGGTTGGTCAAATGTGTGCAAGATACTAGGAATGACTTTCTCCGTTTTGAGACTCCAGCCACAATGGACA AGGACAGGTTCTTTTGGTTTAGGGATGAAGAATTTGGAAGGCAGACTATAGCAGGTCTTAATCCTTGTTGCATCCAATTGGTCACG GAATGGCCATTGAAAAGCAAGCTTGACCCTAATATTTATGGTCCTGCGGAATCAGCTATAACCACTGAAATAATTGAACGAGAAATCAGTGGATTCACTACCGTTGAAAAG GCCATAAAAGAGAAGAAGTTGTTCATCCTAGACTACCATGATTTCTTTTTGCCATTAGTAGAGGAAGTTAGAAAACTTGAAGGAACAACATTGTATGGATCAAGGACATTGTTCTTCCTGACCCATGATGGCACATTGAGACCACTAGCTATTGAGCTAACTCGACCACCAATGGATGGAAAACCACAATGGAGACAAGTCTTCACACCTTCTTGGCACTCTACTGCTGTTTGGCTTTGGAGGCTTGCCAAAGCTCATGTCCTTGCTCATGACTCTAGCTACCACCAACTTGTTAGTCACTG GTTGAGAACACATTGCTGCACAGAACCATACATCATAGCAACAAACAGACAACTAAGTGCAATGCATCCAATCTACAGATTATTACTTCCACATTTTCGTTACACAATGGAAATTAATGTATTAGCACGTGAAGCACTAATAAATGCAGATGGAATAATAGAAAGTAGTTTCACTCCAAAGAAACTTTCCATCTTAGTAAGTTCAATGGCTTATGACCAACATTGGCAATTCGACTTACAAGCCCTTCCAAATGACTTAATCCATAGAGGAATGGCAGAGAAAGACCCAAATGCCCCTCATGGCTTAAAATTAGCAATAGAAGACTACCCTTATGCAAATGATGGTCTTCTTCTTTGGGATGCTATAAAAAGTTGGGTGACTGATTATGTCAAACACTACTACAAAGAATCATCATTTGTTGTTGAAAAAGATGAAGAATTACAAGCATGGTGGGAAGAGATTAAAAATGTTGGTCATGGTGACAAAAAGGATGAAACTTGGTGGccaaatttgaaaacaaatgaaGACCTTATTGAAATTTTGACAACAATTGTTTGGATAACATCAGGCCATCATGCAGCAGTGAACTTTGGTCAATACAATTATGCTGGATATTTTCCTAATAGACCAGCCATTGCAAGAAACAACATGCCAACAGAGGACCCTTTGGATCAAGAATGGGAACTTTTCTTGGAGAAACCAGAAGTCACACTTTTGAATTGTTTCCCTTCACAAATTCAAGCTACAACAGTTATGACTGTGTTAGATATTTTGTCTAGTCATTCACCTGATGAGGAGTATCTTGGTCAAACAATTGAGCCAGCTTGGGAAGAGGATCCCATGGTTAAAGCTGCTTTTTTGAAGTTTAAAGGGAAGTTGCTGGAGCTTGAAGGGGTCATTGATGAAAGAAATGCTGACAGCACAAGGAATAATAGAAATGGTGCTGGGATTTTGCCTTATGAGCTTTTGAAACCAACTTCTGAGCCTGGTGTCACAGGAAAAGGTGTTCCATATAGCATCTCTATTTGA
- the LOC101499921 gene encoding linoleate 13S-lipoxygenase 2-1, chloroplastic-like isoform X2, translating to MLMQQINVSNIRPNCLILHKPCLQGTGHIINSHPCFEFPYQKKQRRYRNRNGCSIKTVTEAKNEVIEIEKNSTKVKATVSVIPTVVGILSELGIERGLDDIKDLIGQSIFLELLSAQLDPALEKVSIKGYVHLTHRSIEEIKYEGEFEVPGSFGEIGAILVENEHHREMFMRGIVVDGFLTGPVNFTCESWVHSKYDNPDKRVFFSNKSYLPSETPEGLKRLREEELIILRGNGEGERKKFERIYDYDVYNDLGNPDTDPELKRHVLGGTQHPYPRRCRTGRPRCQTDPLSEKRSNSVYVPRDECFSEVKQVTFSTNTLHSGLHALLPALRTAIIDTNLGFPLFSSIDDLFNQGFNLPPSKDKGFLNLRTVLPRLVKCVQDTRNDFLRFETPATMDKDRFFWFRDEEFGRQTIAGLNPCCIQLVTEWPLKSKLDPNIYGPAESAITTEIIEREISGFTTVEKAIKEKKLFILDYHDFFLPLVEEVRKLEGTTLYGSRTLFFLTHDGTLRPLAIELTRPPMDGKPQWRQVFTPSWHSTAVWLWRLAKAHVLAHDSSYHQLVSHWLRTHCCTEPYIIATNRQLSAMHPIYRLLLPHFRYTMEINVLAREALINADGIIESSFTPKKLSILVSSMAYDQHWQFDLQALPNDLIHRGMAEKDPNAPHGLKLAIEDYPYANDGLLLWDAIKSWVTDYVKHYYKESSFVVEKDEELQAWWEEIKNVGHGDKKDETWWPNLKTNEDLIEILTTIVWITSGHHAAVNFGQYNYAGYFPNRPAIARNNMPTEDPLDQEWELFLEKPEVTLLNCFPSQIQATTVMTVLDILSSHSPDEEYLGQTIEPAWEEDPMVKAAFLKFKGKLLELEGVIDERNADSTRNNRNGAGILPYELLKPTSEPGVTGKGVPYSISI from the exons ATGCTTATGCAACAAATTAATGTATCAAATATAAGGCCAAATTGTCTCATATTGCATAAGCCATGCCTCCAAGGAACTGGCCATATAATTAATAGCCATCCATGTTTTGAATTCCCATACCAAAAGAAACAGAGGAGGTATAGGAATAGGAATGGATGTAGTATAAAAACAGTGACAGAGGCAAAGAATGAAGtaatagaaatagaaaagaatTCAACAAAAGTAAAAGCCACAGTAAGTGTTATTCCAACGGTTGTAGGAATATTATCAGAACTGGGTATTGAAAGAGGATTAGATGACATAAAGGATTTGATTGGTCAATCGATTTTCTTGGAGCTTCTTAGCGCTCAACTAGATCCCG CATTAGAGAAGGTAAGCATCAAAGGGTATGTTCACTTGACGCATCGATCAATAGAAGAGATTAAGTATGAGGGTGAATTTGAAGTACCAGGAAGTTTTGGAGAGATCGGTGCTATTCTTGTGGAAAATGAGCATCACAGAGAGATGTTTATGAGAGGAATTGTTGTTGATGGGTTTCTGACTGGTCCTGTTAATTTTACTTGCGAATCATGGGTTCATTCCAAGTACGACAACCCTGATAAGAGAGTGTTTTTCTCCAACAAG TCATATTTACCATCTGAAACACCAGAAGGATTGAAAAGGTTGAGAGAAGAGGAATTGATAATTTTACGAGGCAATGGAGAAGGAGAACGCAAGAAATTTGAAAGGATATACGATTACGATGTGTATAATGACCTTGGAAATCCAGACACCGATCCCGAACTCAAACGACACGTTCTCGGTGGCACTCAACATCCATACCCTAGACGTTGTAGAACCGGAAGACCTCGCTGTCAAACAG ATCCGTTGTCAGAGAAAAGAAGTAACAGTGTGTATGTTCCTAGGGATGAATGCTTCTCAGAAGTAAAACAAGTAACATTTTCTACAAATACTTTACACTCTGGTTTACACGCGCTCTTACCGGCTCTCAGAACAGCTATCATTGATACAAACCTTGGATTCCCTCTTTTCTCATCTATAGATGACCTTTTCAATCAAGGATTTAATTTGCCTCCTTCAAAGGACAAAGGGTTTCTTAATCTTAGGACAGTGTTGCCTAGGTTGGTCAAATGTGTGCAAGATACTAGGAATGACTTTCTCCGTTTTGAGACTCCAGCCACAATGGACA AGGACAGGTTCTTTTGGTTTAGGGATGAAGAATTTGGAAGGCAGACTATAGCAGGTCTTAATCCTTGTTGCATCCAATTGGTCACG GAATGGCCATTGAAAAGCAAGCTTGACCCTAATATTTATGGTCCTGCGGAATCAGCTATAACCACTGAAATAATTGAACGAGAAATCAGTGGATTCACTACCGTTGAAAAG GCCATAAAAGAGAAGAAGTTGTTCATCCTAGACTACCATGATTTCTTTTTGCCATTAGTAGAGGAAGTTAGAAAACTTGAAGGAACAACATTGTATGGATCAAGGACATTGTTCTTCCTGACCCATGATGGCACATTGAGACCACTAGCTATTGAGCTAACTCGACCACCAATGGATGGAAAACCACAATGGAGACAAGTCTTCACACCTTCTTGGCACTCTACTGCTGTTTGGCTTTGGAGGCTTGCCAAAGCTCATGTCCTTGCTCATGACTCTAGCTACCACCAACTTGTTAGTCACTG GTTGAGAACACATTGCTGCACAGAACCATACATCATAGCAACAAACAGACAACTAAGTGCAATGCATCCAATCTACAGATTATTACTTCCACATTTTCGTTACACAATGGAAATTAATGTATTAGCACGTGAAGCACTAATAAATGCAGATGGAATAATAGAAAGTAGTTTCACTCCAAAGAAACTTTCCATCTTAGTAAGTTCAATGGCTTATGACCAACATTGGCAATTCGACTTACAAGCCCTTCCAAATGACTTAATCCATAGAGGAATGGCAGAGAAAGACCCAAATGCCCCTCATGGCTTAAAATTAGCAATAGAAGACTACCCTTATGCAAATGATGGTCTTCTTCTTTGGGATGCTATAAAAAGTTGGGTGACTGATTATGTCAAACACTACTACAAAGAATCATCATTTGTTGTTGAAAAAGATGAAGAATTACAAGCATGGTGGGAAGAGATTAAAAATGTTGGTCATGGTGACAAAAAGGATGAAACTTGGTGGccaaatttgaaaacaaatgaaGACCTTATTGAAATTTTGACAACAATTGTTTGGATAACATCAGGCCATCATGCAGCAGTGAACTTTGGTCAATACAATTATGCTGGATATTTTCCTAATAGACCAGCCATTGCAAGAAACAACATGCCAACAGAGGACCCTTTGGATCAAGAATGGGAACTTTTCTTGGAGAAACCAGAAGTCACACTTTTGAATTGTTTCCCTTCACAAATTCAAGCTACAACAGTTATGACTGTGTTAGATATTTTGTCTAGTCATTCACCTGATGAGGAGTATCTTGGTCAAACAATTGAGCCAGCTTGGGAAGAGGATCCCATGGTTAAAGCTGCTTTTTTGAAGTTTAAAGGGAAGTTGCTGGAGCTTGAAGGGGTCATTGATGAAAGAAATGCTGACAGCACAAGGAATAATAGAAATGGTGCTGGGATTTTGCCTTATGAGCTTTTGAAACCAACTTCTGAGCCTGGTGTCACAGGAAAAGGTGTTCCATATAGCATCTCTATTTGA